Proteins encoded together in one uncultured Sphaerochaeta sp. window:
- a CDS encoding ABC transporter substrate-binding protein, with the protein MKKLFMLMILVSMMFSLTTVFAEGTKEQTDDGFVIALSNSFYGNSWRKQMVDAFVEAAEDAKARGLIKDYIVVNGDGTQNQQIAQLNSLILSDIDAICINAASPTALNGVIDKAHQQGIKVLAFDSIVTSENAYKMDYDLESWGTIQAQYIADRFNGKARVLEVRGVRGSGPEIEIHGGIEKVFNNFPGIQVVAEVSGEADTATTQNAVANVLPSLGQIDAIVTQGGSYGAVQAYKAAGKPIPVVIGGNRAEFVKWWAEEKGKGYETISLGTEPSIGAVAFWVAYHILNGDNVPNVIKLPLVAVTNDTVDLYKDIQAGTVIAQQYDQEFVLTNILKK; encoded by the coding sequence ATGAAGAAACTTTTTATGCTAATGATTTTGGTATCCATGATGTTCTCATTGACAACTGTCTTTGCGGAAGGTACTAAAGAACAAACTGACGATGGATTCGTGATTGCTCTTTCGAACTCTTTCTATGGGAACTCATGGAGAAAGCAAATGGTGGATGCGTTTGTTGAGGCAGCGGAGGATGCCAAAGCGCGCGGATTAATCAAGGATTACATTGTAGTAAACGGAGATGGTACGCAAAACCAACAGATTGCTCAATTGAATAGTCTTATCCTCAGTGATATTGACGCAATTTGTATTAACGCAGCTTCTCCCACTGCTTTGAATGGTGTAATCGATAAAGCTCATCAGCAGGGAATCAAGGTTTTGGCTTTTGATTCGATTGTAACCAGCGAGAACGCGTATAAAATGGACTATGATCTCGAAAGCTGGGGTACAATTCAAGCACAGTACATTGCTGACCGTTTCAACGGGAAAGCCAGAGTTCTTGAAGTCCGAGGTGTACGAGGATCAGGACCTGAAATTGAAATACATGGAGGAATCGAAAAGGTTTTTAATAACTTTCCTGGAATCCAAGTAGTTGCGGAAGTATCTGGAGAAGCCGATACTGCAACGACTCAAAATGCAGTTGCAAATGTGCTTCCTAGCCTTGGTCAAATTGATGCTATCGTTACTCAGGGAGGATCTTATGGTGCAGTACAAGCTTATAAGGCAGCTGGAAAGCCCATTCCTGTGGTTATCGGAGGTAATAGAGCCGAATTTGTAAAATGGTGGGCTGAAGAAAAGGGAAAGGGTTATGAAACCATAAGCTTGGGGACAGAACCCAGTATTGGTGCAGTTGCTTTCTGGGTAGCGTACCATATTCTGAACGGAGATAATGTGCCCAACGTGATTAAACTGCCTTTGGTCGCCGTAACGAATGATACGGTAGATTTGTACAAAGATATTCAAGCTGGTACCGTTATTGCCCAACAATATGATCAGGAATTTGTCCTCACAAATATCTTGAAGAAGTAA
- a CDS encoding ATP-binding cassette domain-containing protein, which translates to MLFHEIGINMSNKCFFELKAVTKRYGATTALDKIDLQINRGEILGLIGANGAGKSTLTRVLSGVTLPDEGDILHASQLVDAASFTPLLASRFGVRVVYQELSLCTNLSVYENFYVEHHDTYARDIFWHKKVQAKATQALDEIFPNHGIDTHTLLRDMPLSKRQMIEIARAISTENLELLILDEPTSSLGAKETEQLMKKLKQLAKDSISIIFITHRLQEVLQVADRIQVMHNGRTVWEGPNTGIVEKELVAKMTASEKASSSVELTTNNSEQIRTDGKMFSSKEAQERYIKTRNFVNKHLNGINLDVKGGELIGIAGLDGNGQRPLLKSLYYARSKTGGMIERSGSICYVSGDRKKEGIFTYWSISDNMGIEEINKSKLFSFFDRKNLSELVSHWYEKLAVKAESKQAPILSLSGGNQQKVLVARALLADADIIILDDPTKGVDAGTKQQMYTLFKEAAALGKLVIWYSTDDIELELCSRVLVLRYGKIVKELVPPSIVKKKIIEACFEGEELLSRTQKTVQSKKWSINSAVISLAAMLLVFGISGVYQRNVFTRFGVELLIGGSVPLVFAALSQMFIIGLSNIDLGIGAHMGLVNVLCATIMLHNPLLGFLLIFASIIVYGFMGAIVHIRKIPAVIVTMGMSFVWIGIAYTIQDRPGGQAPQWLINAFSLQLPIPQCILIILAGALFAFIFYRSKYGTVLRGFGNNLTAVERSGWSALKAYVIGYMLAGLFSMIGGLAITASTGASDVNSTTSYTMLTVAAVVMGGSSLLGGLVSPFGTIIGAVTLSLVGALLGFMRLNASYVTAVQGIILILILASRLLRKETE; encoded by the coding sequence ATGTTATTTCATGAAATAGGAATCAATATGAGCAACAAGTGCTTCTTTGAATTAAAAGCTGTCACAAAGCGCTATGGAGCTACAACAGCTCTAGATAAAATAGACCTTCAAATCAACCGAGGAGAAATTCTTGGGTTGATTGGTGCCAATGGAGCCGGAAAGAGTACTCTGACTAGAGTTCTTTCAGGAGTGACCCTACCCGATGAAGGGGATATCCTGCATGCGTCACAACTGGTGGATGCAGCTTCATTTACCCCTCTATTAGCCAGCCGATTTGGTGTTCGTGTAGTGTACCAAGAACTATCATTGTGTACGAATTTATCAGTCTATGAAAATTTCTATGTTGAGCATCACGATACATATGCTAGAGATATCTTCTGGCATAAGAAAGTCCAAGCCAAAGCCACTCAAGCATTGGACGAGATTTTCCCAAACCATGGTATCGACACACATACATTGTTGAGAGATATGCCTCTATCCAAAAGGCAAATGATTGAAATCGCTCGTGCAATCAGTACAGAAAACCTAGAATTGTTGATTCTTGACGAACCGACATCTTCATTGGGTGCAAAAGAAACAGAGCAACTAATGAAAAAATTGAAACAACTAGCAAAGGATTCAATATCAATTATCTTTATCACTCATAGATTACAGGAGGTTCTGCAGGTAGCTGATCGTATTCAAGTTATGCATAACGGCAGAACTGTATGGGAAGGGCCGAATACTGGAATTGTAGAGAAAGAACTCGTCGCAAAGATGACCGCCTCAGAAAAAGCTTCTTCCAGTGTTGAGCTGACAACAAACAACAGTGAGCAAATCAGAACTGATGGAAAGATGTTTTCTTCGAAGGAAGCCCAAGAACGCTACATCAAGACTCGTAATTTTGTTAATAAACACCTGAATGGAATAAATTTAGATGTAAAAGGCGGTGAGCTTATCGGCATTGCCGGACTTGATGGAAATGGACAAAGACCATTGTTAAAATCCCTTTATTATGCCCGAAGCAAAACTGGAGGGATGATAGAAAGATCTGGGAGTATTTGCTACGTTTCCGGAGACAGAAAGAAAGAAGGTATTTTTACTTACTGGTCAATCTCTGACAATATGGGTATCGAAGAGATAAATAAATCGAAGTTATTTTCCTTTTTCGATCGAAAAAATCTCTCCGAATTGGTTTCCCATTGGTATGAAAAATTGGCTGTGAAAGCAGAATCAAAACAAGCTCCAATTCTCTCTCTGTCAGGAGGAAATCAGCAGAAAGTCCTAGTCGCAAGGGCGTTGCTTGCAGATGCTGACATCATTATTCTCGATGACCCGACAAAAGGAGTTGATGCAGGAACCAAACAGCAGATGTACACATTGTTTAAAGAAGCAGCTGCCCTTGGCAAATTGGTAATTTGGTATAGTACTGATGACATTGAATTGGAACTATGCAGTAGGGTGCTAGTTCTAAGATACGGCAAAATAGTTAAGGAACTTGTGCCTCCCTCAATCGTTAAGAAGAAAATTATCGAGGCTTGTTTTGAGGGAGAAGAATTGCTTTCTCGTACGCAGAAAACAGTACAATCAAAGAAATGGTCTATTAATAGTGCAGTAATATCGCTTGCTGCTATGTTACTTGTATTCGGTATTAGTGGAGTCTATCAGCGAAATGTTTTTACGCGGTTTGGAGTCGAATTGTTAATTGGAGGTTCGGTCCCCCTTGTATTCGCTGCACTTTCACAAATGTTCATCATTGGCCTAAGTAATATTGATTTAGGAATTGGGGCCCATATGGGTCTAGTGAATGTACTCTGTGCAACTATAATGCTGCACAACCCTTTACTGGGGTTTCTTCTGATATTTGCAAGCATTATCGTATACGGTTTTATGGGCGCTATAGTACATATCCGAAAAATCCCAGCGGTTATCGTTACGATGGGGATGTCTTTTGTTTGGATTGGTATAGCCTACACTATCCAGGACCGACCTGGTGGGCAGGCTCCCCAATGGTTAATTAATGCATTTTCGCTTCAGTTACCCATCCCCCAATGCATTCTTATCATTCTAGCTGGTGCACTATTTGCTTTTATTTTTTATCGATCAAAATACGGGACGGTTTTAAGGGGATTCGGCAACAACCTCACTGCCGTTGAACGCAGCGGATGGTCAGCGCTTAAAGCATATGTAATCGGTTATATGTTAGCCGGACTTTTCTCGATGATTGGAGGGCTAGCTATTACAGCTTCAACAGGAGCCTCGGATGTTAATTCTACCACATCGTACACAATGCTAACTGTAGCAGCGGTTGTAATG